A section of the Bryobacteraceae bacterium genome encodes:
- a CDS encoding RNA-binding protein: MAAPPVKAGSRFRHNGDMDGGRRGMGIAAGWAALAAAAFAVAGVSQPEAEPFEEFIGVVPFVLRNAATPEKHQIETMPGGVAVFDYDNDGLPDIYFLNGAPQPSLVKSGPEWWNRLYHNLGRWKFEDVTEKAGLAGEGYAMGVAAGDYDNDGWTDLLVTSVHFSRLYRNRGDGTFEDVTEKARIPATEWPISAGWFDMDNDGDLDLFIVNYCRWDPKSEPFCGDRRAGYRTYCHPKYYEGLPNTLLRNNGDGTFTDISKSSGIAAKTGKGMSVLFADYNNDGLTDVLVTNDTAPNFLFRNDGNGRFTEVGFAAGIAIADDGRILSTMGGEFRDLDNDGWPDVFVTALANETFPLFRNLGNGVFQDITYRSRIGAASLPHSGWSLGVADFDLDGWKDIFTANGDVQDNTELFSSRTSKQRNQLFLNQGGKTFLSVLFGTPAQHRGVALGDFDGDGRVDAVVSALNEPVRLYRNRLGGARNWVALRLRGTKSNRDAIGARVRLVAGGMTQYNHVSTSSGYQCSGEKTLRFGIGSAAKADEVEITWPGGRKLVLRDVPAGRIIEAAEP, from the coding sequence GTGGCGGCGCCTCCGGTGAAGGCCGGCTCCCGCTTCCGGCACAATGGGGACATGGACGGCGGCCGGAGAGGCATGGGGATTGCGGCCGGGTGGGCCGCGCTGGCGGCAGCGGCCTTCGCGGTTGCGGGCGTGAGCCAGCCGGAGGCGGAGCCGTTCGAAGAGTTCATCGGCGTAGTCCCTTTCGTGCTCCGCAACGCTGCCACGCCGGAAAAGCACCAGATCGAGACCATGCCCGGCGGCGTCGCCGTCTTTGATTATGACAACGACGGCCTGCCCGACATTTACTTTCTCAACGGCGCGCCGCAGCCGTCGCTCGTCAAGTCCGGTCCCGAATGGTGGAACCGCCTCTACCACAACCTCGGCCGCTGGAAGTTCGAGGACGTGACCGAAAAAGCCGGCCTGGCCGGAGAAGGCTACGCCATGGGCGTGGCTGCCGGCGACTACGACAACGACGGCTGGACCGACCTCCTGGTCACGAGCGTTCACTTCAGCCGCCTGTACCGCAACCGCGGCGATGGAACGTTCGAGGACGTCACGGAAAAGGCGAGAATTCCCGCAACAGAATGGCCAATTTCCGCCGGCTGGTTCGACATGGATAACGACGGAGACCTCGATTTATTCATCGTGAATTATTGCCGCTGGGATCCGAAATCAGAACCATTTTGCGGCGACAGGCGCGCCGGATACCGCACCTATTGCCACCCGAAATACTATGAGGGCCTGCCGAATACGCTCCTGCGGAACAACGGCGACGGCACCTTCACCGACATCTCGAAAAGTTCCGGCATTGCCGCAAAGACCGGCAAGGGGATGTCCGTCCTGTTTGCCGACTACAACAACGACGGGCTGACGGACGTGCTCGTCACCAACGACACCGCGCCCAACTTCCTCTTCCGCAACGACGGCAACGGCCGCTTCACCGAGGTCGGCTTCGCCGCCGGCATCGCCATCGCCGACGACGGCCGGATCCTCTCCACCATGGGCGGCGAGTTCCGCGACCTCGACAATGACGGGTGGCCGGACGTCTTCGTCACCGCGCTCGCCAACGAAACTTTCCCGCTTTTCCGCAACCTGGGCAACGGCGTCTTTCAGGACATCACCTACCGCAGCCGCATCGGCGCCGCCTCGCTGCCGCACAGCGGCTGGAGCCTCGGCGTGGCGGACTTCGACCTCGACGGCTGGAAGGACATCTTCACCGCCAACGGCGACGTGCAGGACAACACCGAACTGTTCTCCTCGCGCACTTCAAAGCAGCGCAATCAACTTTTCCTGAACCAGGGCGGGAAGACTTTCTTGAGCGTCCTTTTCGGCACGCCCGCCCAGCACCGCGGCGTGGCGCTGGGCGATTTCGACGGCGACGGGCGCGTGGACGCCGTGGTCAGCGCCCTGAATGAGCCGGTCAGGCTCTACCGCAACCGCCTGGGCGGCGCACGCAACTGGGTGGCATTGCGACTGCGGGGCACGAAGAGCAACCGGGACGCCATCGGCGCCAGGGTCCGCCTCGTCGCAGGCGGCATGACGCAGTACAATCACG